A genomic stretch from Desulfotignum balticum DSM 7044 includes:
- a CDS encoding ABC transporter substrate-binding protein, with the protein MKGLFRKTLCVLAGAVLLLGSVSVQANETPEKVTVIYGGSSWLGHYPAWVGIEKGLFQKHGLGVLFQNFYASSGRMGSLVAGDLDVASTGSISAIALMAAGSKGFMAFATPDSYATVEGIIANENIKTIADLKGKRIAAPFASSAHVLVLDILEQHGLDPEKDLTLLNLKVNEMPAAMGSGEIDACAAWTPHFNKLLNMPGNHLLVDDTEFSLYKKYKLGPGPDLLVVRKEFAQKYPNTCKAFVKGYFEAVDMLINDPEESAKVLVKLTNLSMEDQMTVLQDISWIPGQEQRALMVDPGDFVTGMQQLAEFLVKHKQIDNAPAVNEWIEESMVP; encoded by the coding sequence ATGAAGGGACTGTTTAGAAAAACCTTGTGTGTCCTGGCCGGCGCCGTGCTGTTGCTGGGCAGTGTCAGTGTCCAGGCAAACGAAACTCCGGAAAAGGTCACCGTGATTTACGGAGGGTCTTCCTGGCTGGGGCATTATCCGGCATGGGTGGGCATTGAAAAAGGATTGTTCCAGAAACACGGCCTGGGCGTGTTGTTTCAGAATTTTTATGCCTCTTCCGGACGAATGGGCTCTCTGGTGGCAGGGGATCTGGATGTGGCCTCCACAGGCAGCATTTCAGCCATTGCATTGATGGCTGCCGGATCCAAAGGATTCATGGCCTTTGCCACGCCGGACTCCTATGCCACGGTGGAAGGGATCATTGCCAATGAAAACATCAAAACCATTGCGGATCTCAAAGGAAAACGCATTGCCGCCCCATTTGCCTCCAGTGCCCATGTGCTGGTGCTGGATATCCTGGAACAGCACGGGCTGGATCCTGAAAAAGATCTGACCCTGCTGAACCTGAAAGTCAATGAAATGCCTGCGGCCATGGGCTCCGGTGAAATCGATGCCTGTGCGGCCTGGACCCCGCATTTCAACAAACTGCTCAACATGCCCGGCAATCATCTGCTGGTGGATGATACTGAATTCAGTCTGTACAAAAAATATAAACTCGGCCCCGGACCCGATCTTCTGGTGGTGAGAAAAGAGTTTGCACAAAAATACCCCAACACCTGCAAAGCGTTTGTCAAAGGATATTTCGAAGCTGTGGACATGCTCATCAATGATCCGGAAGAAAGCGCCAAGGTGCTGGTGAAACTCACCAACTTAAGTATGGAAGACCAGATGACCGTGCTTCAGGATATTTCCTGGATTCCGGGCCAAGAGCAGCGGGCGCTGATGGTGGATCCCGGCGATTTTGTCACCGGCATGCAGCAGCTGGCTGAATTTCTGGTAAAGCACAAACAGATCGACAATGCCCCGGCGGTTAATGAATGGATCGAAGAATCCATGGTCCCTTAA